A single Drechmeria coniospora strain ARSEF 6962 chromosome 03, whole genome shotgun sequence DNA region contains:
- a CDS encoding T-complex protein 1 subunit epsilon, with protein sequence MSLTQMIKDEQGRPFIIVRDQGKKKRQFGSEAVKSHILAARTVANLVKSSLGPRGLDKILISSDGDITVTNDGATIMQQMEISNHVAKLMVELSKSQDDEIGDGTTGVVVLAGAMLEQAADLIDKGIHPIRIADGYDQACDIAIAELDRISDTIEFSKEETSNLIKVARTSLGSKIVSKAHDQFAKIAVDAVLSVADLERKDVDFELIKMDGKVGGSLEDTLLVQGVIVDKDFSHPQMPSEIKDAKIAILTCAFEPPKPKTKHHLDITSVEEFKKLQNYEREKFVEMIQQIKDTGANLAICQWGFDDEANHLLLQNKLPAVRWVGGPEIELIAIATNGRIVPRFEDLKAEKLGSAGVVREMTFGTTREKMLVIEECANTRAVTVFVRGSNKMIIDEAKRSLHDALCVVRNLVRDNRVVYGGGAAEIACSLAVEDAAVKTPGLEQYAMRAFAEALDAVPMALAENSGLNSIATLAEVKSQQVKAGANGRGRLGVDCMGRGNNDMKEAFVIDPLIGKKQQLQLATQLCRMVLKVNNVIVSGVGDNDF encoded by the exons ATGTCTCTGA CGCAGATGATAAAGGATGAGCAAGGCCGTCCTTTCATCATCGTGAGAGA TCAGGGGAAGAAGAAGCGTCAGTTTGGCAGCGAGGCTGTCAAGTCCCACATTCTGGCGGCACGAACGGTAGCGAACCTCGTCAAGTCCTCCCTCGGCCCGAGGGGCCTCGACAAGATCCTCATCTcctccgacggcgacatCACGGTGACGAATGATGGAGCGACGATTATGCAGCAGATGGAGATTAGCAACCACGTGGCAAAGCTTATGGTGGAGCTTTCAAAGTCGCAGGATGACGAGATTGGCGATGGCACTACGGGCGTTGTCGTTCTGGCTGGTGCCATGCTGGAACAAGCAGCCGATCTGATCGACAAGGGCATCCACCCGATCCGAATTGCCGACGGCTATGACCAAGCATGcgacatcgccatcgccgagcttgACAGGATCTCGGACACCATTGAGTTCTCAAAGGAAGAGACGTCCAACCTCATCAAAGTGGCGCGCACCAGCCTCGGCAGCAAAATCGTTTCTAAAGCACACGACCAGTTCGCCAagatcgccgtcgacgccgttcTGTCCGTCGCCGATCTGGAGCGAAAAGACGTCGATTTTGAGCTCATCAAGATGGACGGCAAGGTCGGCGGCTCGTTGGAGGACACCCTTCTCGTCCAGGGCGTCATAGTCGACAAGGATTTCTCCCATCCGCAGATGCCCTCGGAGATCAAAGATGCCAAGATCGCCATACTCACGTGCGCGTTCGAGCCGCCGAAGCCCAAGACGAAACACCACCTCGACATCACAAGTGTGGAAGAGTTCAAGAAATTGCAGAACTACGAGAGAGAAAAGTTTGTGGAGATGATTCAGCAGATCAAGGACACGGGTGCCAACTTGGCCATCTGCCAGTggggcttcgacgacgaagccaaCCACTTGCTGCTGCAGAACAAGCTTCCGGCCGTGCGGTGGGTTGGCGGTCCGGAGATAGAGCTGATCGCGATTGCGACAAACGGCAGGATAGTGCCCCGGTTCGAGGACCTCAAGGCGGAGAAGCTCGGCTCGGCGGGTGTCGTCAGAGAGATGACATTTGGCacgacgagggagaagaTGCTGGTGATTGAAGAATGCGCCAACACACGGGCGGTAACGGTATTCGTCCGCGGCAGCAACAAGATG atcatcgacgaggccaagcgATCACTGCATGACGCCCTCTGCGTCGTGCGGAACCTTGTGCGAGACAACCGAGTGGTgtacggcggcggtgccgccgaAATTGCCTGCTCGCTTGcggtcgaggatgccgcGGTCAAGACACCAGGCCTCGAGCAGTACGCGATGCGTGCCTTTGCCGAAGCGCTGGACGCGGTCCCGATGGCGCTGGCGGAAAACAGTGGTCTCAACTCGATCGCGACGCTGGCCGAGGTGAAGAGCCAGCAGGTCAAGGCGGGCGCGAACGGGCGTGGTAGGCTGGGAGTGGACTGCATGGGACGAGGCAACAACGACATGAAGGAGGCTTTTGTCATCGACCCGCTGatcggcaagaagcaacaaCTGCAACTGGCTACGCAACTATGTCGGATGGTTTTGAAGGTGAACAATGTCATTGTTTCTGGCGTGGGCGATAACGACTTTTAG